A DNA window from Camelina sativa cultivar DH55 chromosome 17, Cs, whole genome shotgun sequence contains the following coding sequences:
- the LOC104759802 gene encoding cyclin-A3-3-like gives MLPAEKNKQIHAYDNAQGQRRDASTAEWTELRHRLLASQENIQSGSDIDTRSDDPQMCGLYVSDIYEYLRELEVKPKLRPLHDYIEKVQQDVTPSARGVLVDWLVEVAAKYNLGSETLYLTVSHIDRFLSLKTLNMQRLQLVGVSAMLIASKYEERSRPKVEDFCYITANTYTKQDVLKMEEDILLALQFELGRPTIYTFLRRFIRVAQEDFKVPHWQLEPLCCYLSELSMLDYSCVKFLPSMLAASAVFLARFIIRPKQHPWNQMFEEYTKYKAADLQECVGIIYDLYLSRRGGGLQAIRNKYKHQKFQCVATMPVSPELPVTFWEDVTISFI, from the exons ATGTTGCCTGCAGAGAAGAACAAACAGATCCATGCCTACGATAACGCTCAAGGACAGCGTCGAGATGCTTCCACGGCAGAGTGGACGGAGCTTCGACATAGGCTACTTGCATCACAAGAGAACATCCAGTCAGGCTCTGACATTGACACTAGATCTGATGATCCACAGATGTGTGGACTTTATGTCTCTGATATTTATGAGTATCTCCGTGAATTGGAG GTAAAGCCAAAGCTAAGACCTTTACATGACTATATTGAAAAGGTTCAACAAGATGTAACACCAAGCGCGAGAGGTGTTTTGGTAGACTGGTTAGTGGAAGTTGCTGCGAAGTACAACCTCGGATCTGAAACACTCTATCTCACTGTCTCACACATCGATAGATTCTTGTCCTTAAAGACTCTCAACATGCAAAGGCTTCAGCTTGTGGGTGTTTCTGCGATGCTTATTGCTTC GAAGTATGAAGAGAGAAGTCGCCCTAAAGTGGAAGATTTTTGTTACATTACGGCTAATACTTATACGAAACAAGATGTGTTGAAGATGGAAGAAGATATACTTCTTGCGCTTCAGTTTGAATTAGGAAGGCCTACGATCTATACTTTTCTAAG ACGGTTCATAAGGGTTGCGCAAGAAGATTTCAAAGTGCCACACTGGCAGCTCGAGCCTCTTTGTTGCTATCTATCAGAACTGAGTATGTTAGATTATAGTTGCGTGAAGTTTTTGCCATCTATGTTGGCTGCTTCTGCTGTCTTTCTCGCTCGATTCATCATCCGTCCCAAACAACATCCTTGG aatcaaatgTTTGAAGAATACACTAAGTACAAAGCAGCTGATCTACAAGAGTGCGTTGGAATCATAT ATGACTTGTATCTGAGCAGAAGAGGAGGTGGTCTACAAGCTATTAGAAATAAATACAAGCACCAAAAG TTCCAATGCGTTGCAACCATGCCGGTATCACCAGAGCTGCCAGTGACCTTTTGGGAGGATGTTACCATTAGTTTCATCTGA
- the LOC104758017 gene encoding cyclin-A3-2-like — MTKQEICVRITRAAAKRKASMGMDEDRVSKKRVVLGELLNGSNVNVLANLNQIRETQKPKKSLRPPSNQIKKTAPVVVDLESQPDIDSRSDDPQMCGPYVGDIYQYLRELEVKPKQRPLPDYIEKVQKDVTASMRGVLVDWLVEIAEEYKLGSETLYLTVSHIDRFLSFKTVNKQRLQLVGVSAMLIASKYEEISPPKVEDFCYITDNTFTKQDVVKMEADILLALQFELGRPTINTFMRRFTRVAQEDFKVPHLQLEPLCCYLSELSILDYKAVKFVPSMLAASAVFLARFIIRPKQHPWNQMLEEYTKYKAADLQVCVGIIHDLYLSRRGGALQAVREKYKHHKFQSVATMPVSPELPVTFWEDVTI; from the exons ATGACAAAGCAAGAGATCTGTGTGAGGATCACCAGAGCCGCAGCGAAGAGAAAAGCTTCGATGGGTATGGATGAAGATCGGGTCAGCAAGAAGAGAGTGGTGCTTGGTGAGCTTCTTAATGGCTCTAATGTCAATGTCTTGGCTAATCTCAATCAGATTAGAGAAACCCAGAAGCCAAAAAAGAGTCTTAGACCTCCATCGAACCAGATTAAGAAGACAGCTCCGGTTGTTGTTGACCTAGAATCACAACCTGACATTGATTCAAGATCTGATGATCCTCAAATGTGTGGTCCTTATGTCGGAGACATCTACCAGTATCTTCGTGAATTGGAG GTGAAGCCAAAGCAAAGACCTTTACCTGATTATATCGAAAAGGTTCAGAAAGATGTGACAGCAAGCATGAGAGGTGTTTTGGTTGATTGGTTAGTTGAAA TTGCTGAAGAGTACAAACTTGGATCTGAGACACTTTACCTCACTGTCTCACACATCGATAGGTTCTTGTCATTCAAGACTGTTAACAAGCAAAGGCTTCAGCTTGTGGGAGTTTCTGCCATGCTTATTGCTTC GAAGTATGAAGAGATTAGTCCTCCTAAAGTGGAAGATTTCTGTTACATTACTGATAATACTTTTACGAAACAAGATGTGGTGAAGATGGAAGCTGATATACTTCTTGCACTTCAGTTTGAGTTAGGAAGGCCTACCATCAATACTTTTATGAG ACGGTTCACAAGGGTTGCACAAGAAGATTTCAAAGTGCCACATTTGCAGCTAGAGCCTCTGTGTTGCTATCTATCAGAATTGAGTATCTTAGATTACAAAGCTGTGAAGTTTGTGCCATCTATGTTGGCTGCTTCTGCTGTGTTTCTCGCTCGGTTCATCATCCGTCCCAAACAACACCCTTGG AATCAGATGCTAGAAGAATACACAAAGTACAAAGCGGCTGATCTACAAGTGTGTGTTGGAATCATACATGACTTGTACCTGAGCAGAAGAGGAGGTGCTTTACAAGCTGTTAGGGAGAAATACAAGCACCATAAG TTCCAATCCGTTGCAACCATGCCTGTATCACCAGAGCTGCCGGTTACCTTTTGGGAGGATGTTACCATTTGA
- the LOC104758016 gene encoding WPP domain-containing protein 2-like codes for MAETADTINTTTSPPQPESESSSTLSAMADPTSQEAASKDTDLTTKGSESEKKPGGISLRIWPPTQRTRDAVLNRLIETLSTESILSKRYGTVKSDEATTVAKSIEEEAYGVASNAVSGDDDGIKILELYSKEISKRMLESVKARSDNASSVGNGTESVEDASEVSKDDAPSVSEEEKSEA; via the coding sequence atggcagAGACCGCCGATACAATCAACACCACGACCTCACCACCACAACCTGAATCCGAAAGCTCCTCAACATTGTCCGCAATGGCAGATCCAACATCTCAAGAAGCCGCATCTAAAGACACAGATCTGACTACGAAAGGATCCGAATCAGAGAAGAAACCTGGAGGCATCTCTCTCCGAATCTGGCCACCGACTCAGAGAACTCGCGACGCGGTCTTGAATCGCTTGATCGAGACTCTATCAACCGAGTCTATCCTCTCCAAGAGATACGGCACGGTTAAATCTGATGAGGCCACGACCGTCGCGAAATCGATTGAAGAAGAGGCTTATGGTGTTGCTTCGAACGCTGTGTCGGGTGATGATGATGGGATAAAGATTCTTGAGCTTTATTCTAAAGAGATTAGTAAACGTATGCTTGAATCTGTGAAAGCTCGATCTGATAATGCTAGTAGTGTTGGGAATGGAACTGAATCTGTTGAAGATGCTTCTGAGGTTTCTAAAGATGATGCTCCTTCTGTGTCTGAGGAGGAGAAGAGTGAGGCTTGA